The following proteins are co-located in the Oceanimonas sp. GK1 genome:
- the murF gene encoding UDP-N-acetylmuramoyl-tripeptide--D-alanyl-D-alanine ligase, translating to MIAISLSRLAEASGGELRGSDRDILAVSTDSRQPMDEGCLFVALSGERFDAHDFAAQAVAQGAAALLVERWLDSELPQIRVADTRLALGVLGGLVREQSGARVLAITGSCGKTTVKEMAASILRQKGEVLATRGNLNNEIGVPLTLCELTHDTDYAVIELGANHIGEIAWTSSLAKPHVALINNVEASHLEGFGSLEGIAQAKGEIYSGLVPGGVAIANGDSPFCSLWKQQVELMYFGDRRDYQARQVTLDGAGCARFRLLTPKGEVEVQLPVPGRHNVANALAAAAGTEQLGASLEEIATGLAAFNQAKGRLQVWMRPGLTVLDDTYNASVASVLAGLDTLASLPGYRIFVFGDMAELGDYSRDMHIKVGEHARQLGIDAVLTVGRDSKDTATAAQGRHFDNKQQLWPALKAALAAHNKVVVLVKGARSARMEQLVRAIQEGELC from the coding sequence GTGATTGCCATTTCCCTGAGCCGGCTGGCCGAGGCCTCCGGCGGCGAGCTGCGCGGGAGTGACCGCGATATTCTGGCGGTGTCCACCGACAGCCGTCAGCCCATGGATGAGGGCTGCCTGTTTGTGGCCTTGTCCGGTGAGCGTTTCGACGCTCACGACTTTGCCGCCCAGGCGGTGGCGCAGGGGGCGGCCGCCCTGTTGGTGGAGCGCTGGCTGGATTCCGAACTGCCCCAGATCCGGGTGGCCGACACCCGGCTGGCGCTGGGGGTGCTCGGCGGCCTGGTGCGTGAGCAAAGTGGTGCCCGGGTGCTGGCCATTACCGGCAGCTGCGGCAAGACCACGGTGAAGGAAATGGCCGCCAGCATACTGCGCCAGAAGGGCGAGGTGCTGGCCACCAGAGGCAACCTCAATAACGAAATCGGGGTGCCCCTGACTCTGTGCGAGCTGACCCACGACACCGACTACGCGGTGATCGAGCTCGGCGCCAACCACATCGGTGAAATTGCCTGGACCAGTTCGCTGGCAAAGCCCCATGTGGCACTGATTAACAACGTGGAAGCTTCACACCTGGAAGGGTTCGGCTCCCTGGAGGGCATCGCTCAGGCCAAGGGAGAAATCTACAGCGGTCTGGTTCCCGGTGGCGTGGCCATTGCCAACGGCGACAGTCCCTTTTGCAGCCTGTGGAAACAGCAGGTGGAACTGATGTATTTCGGCGACCGGCGCGACTACCAGGCCCGCCAGGTGACCCTGGATGGCGCCGGCTGCGCCCGGTTCCGGCTGCTGACGCCTAAGGGCGAGGTAGAGGTGCAGTTGCCGGTGCCCGGCAGGCACAATGTGGCCAATGCCCTGGCTGCCGCCGCCGGTACCGAGCAGCTCGGCGCCAGCCTGGAGGAGATTGCGACCGGTCTTGCCGCCTTTAACCAGGCCAAAGGCCGGCTGCAGGTCTGGATGCGACCCGGGCTGACGGTGCTGGATGATACCTATAACGCCAGCGTCGCGTCGGTACTGGCGGGGCTCGATACCCTGGCCAGCCTGCCCGGGTATCGTATTTTTGTGTTCGGCGACATGGCCGAGCTCGGCGATTACAGCCGCGACATGCACATCAAGGTGGGCGAGCATGCCCGCCAGCTCGGCATTGATGCGGTGCTCACCGTGGGCCGTGACAGCAAGGACACGGCCACGGCGGCCCAGGGCCGTCATTTCGACAACAAGCAACAACTGTGGCCGGCGCTGAAAGCGGCGCTGGCTGCCCACAACAAGGTGGTGGTTTTGGTCAAGGGTGCACGCAGTGCCCGGATGGAACAGCTGGTCCGGGCCATTCAGGAGGGAGAGCTATGCTAG